Proteins found in one Nostoc sp. NIES-3756 genomic segment:
- a CDS encoding type III secretion system chaperone family protein: MVNTIEHFGLEQELILYNCTNFPFKLHRVFLFLNKQENDFIECHLTFKVDPQLYNLIETEELFNLKPNIRNFESVTFVPDTDITIETSLKPDLLPLLVEQTTNIEEATNYILKLSREEPDNILLSTESWLALSVKQQQKSGEVGYRTLWSYISPKNLAQTVNSGEEIAKEIINFFQDWTEANLSTKTQKAASKMLEGIDTFLTEFNNIETEENLPTSSTNGKIYEEIINFFTVDDWPFVQLPGQSALQISFQGENGKWNCYARARDEQQQFIFYSICPVNAPEDKRLAVAEFITRANCGMMLGNFELDFSDGEISYKTSIDVEGDRLTTALIQRLVYANVMMMDEYLPGILSVIYGNVSPEEAIAKIETYTKLG; the protein is encoded by the coding sequence ATGGTTAATACTATTGAACATTTTGGGTTAGAACAGGAGTTAATTCTATACAATTGTACTAACTTTCCATTTAAGCTTCACAGGGTATTCTTATTCCTTAACAAACAGGAAAATGACTTTATAGAGTGTCACCTTACCTTCAAAGTAGACCCACAACTCTACAATCTTATCGAAACAGAAGAATTATTTAATCTTAAACCAAATATCCGTAATTTTGAGTCAGTAACATTTGTGCCTGACACTGATATTACTATCGAAACTAGCCTTAAACCAGATTTACTACCACTGTTAGTAGAACAGACTACCAACATTGAAGAAGCCACAAATTACATCCTTAAATTAAGCCGAGAAGAACCCGACAATATACTACTATCTACCGAAAGTTGGTTAGCTTTATCTGTCAAGCAGCAGCAGAAATCAGGGGAAGTTGGCTACCGCACTCTTTGGTCATATATTAGTCCAAAAAATCTTGCCCAAACAGTAAATTCTGGTGAAGAAATTGCCAAAGAAATTATCAATTTTTTTCAAGATTGGACTGAGGCTAATTTATCAACTAAAACTCAAAAAGCAGCTAGTAAAATGTTAGAAGGAATCGATACATTTTTGACAGAGTTTAATAATATTGAGACAGAAGAAAATCTACCAACTTCATCTACAAATGGCAAGATTTATGAGGAAATAATTAATTTCTTCACCGTCGATGATTGGCCTTTTGTGCAACTTCCAGGACAGTCAGCTTTACAAATTAGTTTTCAAGGTGAGAATGGCAAGTGGAATTGTTACGCTAGAGCCAGAGATGAACAACAACAATTTATCTTTTACTCGATTTGTCCAGTCAACGCACCAGAAGATAAGCGGCTGGCTGTAGCAGAGTTTATCACCAGAGCGAACTGTGGCATGATGCTCGGCAACTTTGAGCTAGATTTCAGCGATGGGGAGATTAGTTATAAAACAAGTATTGATGTAGAAGGTGACAGACTCACCACCGCACTCATCCAACGCTTGGTTTACGCTAACGTAATGATGATGGATGAGTATTTGCCAGGGATTTTGTCTGTCATCTATGGTAATGTGTCGCCAGAGGAAGCGATCGCCAAAATTGAGACTTACACAAAATTAGGATAG
- a CDS encoding CHAT domain-containing protein, with protein sequence MSPLISIVITNYNRERYLGEAIASVLQQTWQDFELLVWDDGSTDGSVAIAQRYAQQDRRVRVVVAPHQGTARARKEAIAQTTGAYLGWVDSDDILAPTALSSTVAVLKHEPKVGLVYTDYVDINAEGQILGYGHRCRIPYSPQRLLVDFMTFHFRLLRRSVYKQVGGVHISASDYVEDYDICLRLSEVTQVRRVAKPLYFYRIHNQSVSVAHRQMQILWAQKAVAKALQRRGLEDKLSIDVELPSGRFILRRKPRQTTLTKTACASVACLLSLWGMNSAIAQAQTIIPAADATNTIVTPNGNRIDITGGTTSSNGLNLFHSFQQFGVSAEQIANFQANPNLQNILGRVTGGNASIINGLIQVTGGNANLFLMNPAGFIFGANASLNVQGAFTATTANGIKFDNGWFNAVSNNNYAALVGNPTGFAFTMSQPGAIINAGNLGVSEGKSLSLLGGTVVNTGQLTAPAGQIVLTSVPGQNWVRLSQPGNILSLELQAVTPNSNQPNNWTVAIASLPELITVGNTGLTANADGSVKLTNSNVTIPTTPGTTIVSGNVNVSGNTGGTVNILGTKVGLVGANINASSNNNGGNVLIGGDYKGGGTVPNATQTYVDSQTTINANSNQNGNGGRVIVWADNSAQFFGNISARGGANAGNGGFVEVSGKNFLTFNGQVDTTAINGQVGTLLLDPSTLNIIDAASGSGTFDTTTGTILSSDADNGANTISWGRLAALSSDTSINLQATGDITIEDITGASGVTSDNFASLDLSSGGSFRLTSANGAIRFVDLQDTIQTNGGAINISGASLSLGNLDTSNGEFTSPGGRVTLQARTGDITVGNIDTTGQGSSDFINGIGGDVTLEAAGNVTAGNIITSGFGYNSNSSTSTAGNVTITATGNIDVKDITATAQDTNATGGDVTLTTTNLFGSRISFNSIDTRAITTDFNGNAQGGNVKVLTNGLVQGNELIPETPYTIRTDAQYSNADDTYTSLTLTDGTVEIQHDGGADNVDFIVGNNTVNGTRGGINAGSASILSSGSFPVLPTGGTASGTPSNITIRSINTPPNLTTTSPISLNAQPGMAFDFTFTANVNDVNRDNTTVVIDAILTGTLRRGNTVLGAGDTLTLGETLNYTPPANITSSVNIEAFSVRASDRVSSSPRVPVVVGVEIPPPPPPPPPETPPSETPPPQVDNCKILPSACKPSTNIPPVDPPNNGNGDRTVILNPNPERDFTNAVARQLGVAVPETKTLDEASEILRQIEKATGVKPALIYLSFVPVEIAANTPVGNNKSTKILNTVGQSDRDQLEIIVVTGKGNPIRKRIDGTTRATVLQVAQEFRDQIVNPQNRETQGYLEPSQQLYKWIIAPLETDLQERGINNLVFLPDIGLRTTPMAALHDGKQFIVEKYSIGLMPSLSLTNTLYTDIKKSQVLALGISQSTQGQQPLPAVPVELSTLVSQLWPGKLLLDQQATLGNLKMIRRQQPFGIIHLATHADFIPGPLSNSYIQLWEDKLRLDQIRQLRLNEPQVEMMVLSACRTALGDEQAEIGFAGLAVLAGVKTSIASMWAVNDAGTAALMTKFYESLKTAPIRAEALREAQVAMAKGQVYIKDGRVEGLAAARTLVLPAESVEADEDTIQLTHPYYWAAFTMVGNPW encoded by the coding sequence ATGTCACCACTGATCTCCATTGTTATTACAAATTACAATCGAGAGCGTTATCTTGGGGAAGCGATCGCCAGCGTCTTACAGCAGACATGGCAGGATTTTGAGCTACTCGTGTGGGATGATGGTTCTACGGATGGGTCAGTGGCGATCGCTCAAAGGTATGCCCAGCAAGATAGACGAGTGAGAGTAGTAGTAGCACCCCATCAAGGAACAGCCAGGGCGCGTAAAGAGGCGATCGCTCAAACTACAGGAGCTTATCTCGGTTGGGTAGATAGTGATGATATTCTTGCCCCTACCGCCTTATCGTCAACCGTCGCCGTCCTGAAACATGAGCCAAAAGTCGGTTTAGTTTATACCGATTATGTAGATATTAATGCTGAGGGTCAAATACTAGGCTATGGTCATCGTTGTCGTATTCCTTACTCTCCCCAAAGGCTACTGGTAGACTTTATGACCTTCCACTTCCGCCTGTTGCGGCGTTCTGTATATAAACAGGTGGGAGGTGTGCATATATCTGCCTCTGATTATGTGGAAGATTACGACATCTGTTTACGACTATCGGAAGTAACGCAAGTACGGCGCGTAGCCAAGCCTCTGTACTTTTACCGCATCCATAACCAAAGCGTCTCTGTAGCCCATAGGCAGATGCAAATTCTCTGGGCGCAAAAAGCAGTGGCTAAAGCTTTGCAACGGCGGGGACTAGAGGACAAATTATCTATTGATGTGGAATTACCCTCCGGCCGCTTCATCTTGCGGCGTAAGCCAAGGCAGACAACTCTAACTAAGACAGCCTGTGCAAGTGTAGCTTGCTTATTGTCTCTTTGGGGAATGAACTCTGCGATCGCCCAAGCGCAAACAATTATTCCCGCCGCCGATGCTACAAATACGATTGTCACACCTAATGGTAACAGAATTGACATTACAGGTGGCACAACCTCCAGTAATGGTCTTAACCTTTTTCATAGCTTTCAACAGTTTGGAGTCAGTGCAGAACAGATTGCCAACTTTCAAGCAAATCCCAACTTACAAAATATTCTCGGTCGGGTGACAGGCGGGAATGCCTCGATTATTAATGGTTTAATTCAAGTAACCGGGGGCAACGCTAATTTATTCTTGATGAATCCCGCCGGCTTCATTTTTGGAGCCAATGCCAGTTTAAATGTTCAGGGTGCATTTACAGCTACGACAGCTAACGGTATCAAATTTGATAATGGCTGGTTTAATGCTGTCAGTAATAATAACTATGCCGCCTTAGTAGGCAACCCCACAGGCTTTGCTTTTACCATGAGTCAGCCAGGAGCAATTATTAATGCTGGTAACTTGGGAGTAAGTGAAGGGAAGAGTTTGAGCCTCTTAGGTGGAACGGTAGTGAATACAGGACAACTCACAGCCCCAGCCGGACAGATTGTATTAACATCTGTACCTGGACAAAATTGGGTGCGTCTGAGTCAGCCAGGAAATATCTTGAGTTTGGAATTACAAGCCGTCACGCCTAATAGTAATCAACCAAACAATTGGACAGTTGCGATCGCCTCTTTACCAGAATTAATCACAGTCGGTAATACAGGCTTAACCGCCAACGCAGATGGTAGCGTCAAATTAACTAACTCCAACGTCACCATTCCCACCACCCCAGGCACAACTATTGTCAGTGGGAATGTGAATGTCTCCGGTAATACAGGCGGGACTGTCAATATTTTGGGTACAAAAGTCGGCTTAGTTGGTGCAAATATCAACGCCTCCAGCAATAACAACGGTGGTAATGTCTTAATCGGCGGGGATTACAAAGGTGGTGGCACAGTACCCAATGCTACACAGACCTACGTTGATTCCCAGACTACTATCAACGCCAATAGCAATCAAAATGGTAATGGAGGACGTGTAATTGTTTGGGCTGATAACTCCGCACAATTTTTTGGTAACATTTCCGCCCGTGGGGGTGCAAATGCAGGAAATGGTGGTTTTGTAGAAGTATCCGGTAAAAATTTCTTAACCTTCAACGGACAAGTAGATACTACTGCCATCAATGGTCAAGTAGGTACATTATTACTAGATCCCAGCACCTTAAATATAATTGATGCTGCATCTGGTAGCGGTACATTTGATACCACCACAGGCACTATTCTCTCCAGTGATGCCGATAATGGAGCAAATACAATTTCTTGGGGTAGGCTTGCAGCTTTAAGCAGTGACACTAGTATTAATCTACAAGCAACTGGTGATATCACTATCGAAGATATAACAGGTGCATCCGGTGTAACTTCCGATAACTTTGCTTCATTAGACTTAAGTAGTGGTGGCAGTTTCCGCTTAACTTCTGCAAATGGTGCTATCAGATTTGTTGACCTTCAAGATACCATTCAAACTAACGGGGGAGCCATCAACATTTCTGGGGCGAGTTTATCATTAGGAAATCTAGATACAAGTAATGGAGAGTTTACTAGTCCAGGTGGTAGGGTGACTCTACAGGCTAGAACTGGCGATATTACCGTAGGTAACATTGATACTACCGGGCAAGGCAGCAGTGACTTTATAAATGGTATTGGTGGTGATGTAACTTTAGAAGCTGCGGGTAATGTGACTGCTGGTAATATTATTACTAGCGGTTTTGGCTACAACTCAAACTCCTCTACAAGTACAGCCGGAAACGTTACTATTACAGCAACTGGAAATATTGATGTAAAAGATATTACGGCAACTGCTCAAGACACTAATGCTACAGGTGGTGATGTCACCTTAACAACCACTAATCTATTTGGCAGTAGGATTTCTTTTAATAGTATTGACACTAGAGCCATAACCACCGACTTTAACGGTAATGCTCAAGGTGGCAATGTAAAAGTTTTAACTAACGGATTGGTACAAGGAAATGAATTAATACCAGAGACACCATATACCATCAGAACTGATGCACAATATAGCAATGCTGATGATACATATACTTCTCTAACGCTAACTGATGGTACGGTTGAAATTCAGCATGATGGTGGAGCAGACAATGTAGATTTTATTGTCGGTAATAACACTGTCAACGGTACAAGAGGCGGAATTAATGCAGGTTCTGCTTCTATCCTTTCTTCCGGTAGTTTCCCGGTCTTACCTACTGGGGGAACAGCCAGTGGTACACCCAGCAATATCACAATTAGGTCGATTAACACACCGCCAAATCTAACTACAACCTCCCCCATTTCCTTAAATGCTCAACCGGGTATGGCTTTTGACTTTACCTTCACAGCCAACGTTAACGATGTCAATCGAGATAATACCACTGTTGTGATTGATGCCATCTTAACGGGAACACTAAGACGAGGTAATACAGTGTTAGGGGCTGGAGACACTCTAACTCTGGGAGAGACATTAAACTATACTCCACCCGCGAATATCACTAGTAGCGTTAACATTGAAGCCTTTAGCGTCAGAGCCAGTGATCGAGTTTCATCTTCGCCGAGAGTCCCCGTAGTGGTAGGAGTAGAAATACCGCCACCGCCACCACCGCCACCGCCAGAAACACCACCGTCAGAAACACCACCGCCACAAGTTGACAACTGTAAGATTTTGCCCTCTGCTTGTAAACCATCAACTAACATACCGCCAGTTGACCCTCCAAATAATGGTAATGGCGATCGCACTGTCATATTAAATCCCAATCCCGAACGTGACTTCACAAACGCCGTAGCTAGACAGTTGGGTGTAGCCGTACCGGAAACGAAAACCCTAGATGAAGCCAGCGAAATTTTACGCCAAATCGAAAAAGCCACTGGTGTCAAACCTGCGTTAATTTACCTCAGTTTTGTGCCTGTAGAAATTGCCGCCAATACGCCTGTTGGTAATAATAAATCTACTAAAATTTTGAACACAGTAGGCCAGAGCGATCGCGATCAATTAGAAATAATAGTAGTCACAGGTAAAGGCAATCCCATCCGCAAGCGCATCGATGGCACAACTAGAGCCACAGTTTTGCAAGTAGCCCAAGAATTTCGTGATCAAATAGTTAATCCTCAAAACCGCGAAACTCAAGGTTACTTAGAGCCATCCCAACAACTATATAAATGGATAATCGCTCCACTGGAGACAGACTTACAAGAACGAGGGATTAATAATTTAGTCTTTTTGCCAGATATTGGCTTACGTACCACCCCAATGGCAGCCCTCCACGATGGGAAACAATTCATTGTGGAGAAATATAGCATCGGCTTAATGCCTAGTCTCAGCTTAACTAACACCCTTTATACAGATATTAAAAAATCTCAAGTTTTGGCTTTGGGAATTTCTCAAAGCACTCAAGGACAACAACCACTACCAGCCGTTCCCGTTGAGTTATCAACTCTAGTTTCTCAACTCTGGCCAGGTAAATTACTCTTAGATCAGCAAGCGACACTAGGAAATCTGAAAATGATTCGTCGCCAGCAACCCTTCGGCATTATTCATTTAGCCACCCATGCTGATTTTATTCCTGGCCCTTTAAGCAATTCCTATATTCAATTATGGGAAGACAAGTTGCGCTTAGACCAAATCAGGCAATTAAGATTAAATGAACCCCAGGTTGAGATGATGGTGCTGAGTGCTTGTAGAACTGCTTTAGGTGATGAACAAGCGGAAATTGGGTTTGCAGGTTTAGCTGTACTCGCCGGAGTGAAAACCTCCATTGCTAGTATGTGGGCTGTCAACGATGCAGGTACGGCGGCTTTGATGACGAAGTTTTATGAATCCCTCAAGACTGCACCCATCCGTGCAGAAGCCCTCAGAGAAGCTCAGGTAGCTATGGCAAAAGGACAAGTTTACATTAAAGACGGTAGGGTGGAAGGTTTAGCCGCCGCTCGCACCTTGGTTTTACCTGCGGAAAGTGTCGAAGCAGATGAAGATACCATACAACTCACCCATCCTTATTATTGGGCAGCATTTACGATGGTGGGTAATCCTTGGTAA
- a CDS encoding eCIS core domain-containing protein, giving the protein MREQVGQGKKTTTTVSIPTLKQPTRGFGLELPEASPAAVTETELLDKPPGHDISKISLRPQAKLSISQPGDFYEQQADSIAQQVMRKIAQPARQYVQPQQMPEQEEKLQMKPLANFITPLLQRQQAPQEEEELQMKPVDNFPTSLLQRQQAPQEEEELQMKPVDNSPTSLLQRQQAPQEEEELQMKPVDSSPASLLQRQQAPQEEEELQMKPVVQRRLGVGGMTTSSDLENSIQQSRGSGQPLADDIKQPMEQAFGADFGAVRIHIDAQSDKLNKSIQARAFTTEQDVFFRQGEYSPGSSSGKELLAHELTHVIQQNGGAVQPKSLHLAPKENKFPTKYTADSGQAIQRRESPEKPTQEGTEKKTDAVEVKTDTKNQEQQNKATTQKQQAVSTPPADGGDTATEPPPTKKDNAVIASSQNSSVTGKQAEGNPQNQPESKDGTSATGKKDEKNPQKQPESKGTKANPQEINFQAQGQGKPELTKSAAGLPKVKANQAVGNLPGSNVAGKTGAIPEAPQGNEPVAGDGKKAPASPEEDPAFQAVVNTTKEVAHQKKKHAPANKKAGEAQAAAEPPSNEVDSKAQANQVGEMEQAETPAFDEAAFKAKLMQRIADMAPKTLEEADNFKNNNQLDSVKGELSGQVKEEQKATQEPLAEKTKEKPDTSGIEAKQVTPLSKTEPGTPPSGVGAEQAAPKSKGQGEVEAPLQAESQQLDQQMSEADVTEEQLAKSNEPEFQGALTAKKDAQTNAVEAPPKYRQQEQDILANAQATAETTAKQNLDAMHNTRTQNLGQVADHQVGAKGKDEQARAKVAGDINKIYEKTKAKVEKTLSELDGQVIQAFDSGAAEAKKAFEDYVGKRMDEYKSDRYSGFFGPAKWLGDKLFGMPSEVNAFYEEGRNLYIKQMDGVINNVVSIISKSLTQAKAEIASGKQEIQNYVNKLPQDLKGVGQKAAADIESKFAELEQTVDSKQDELIDTLAEKYKENLDAVDARIEEMKEANKGLVQKALDFIVGVIKTIIELTKLLLQVLARIASVVGQILKDPIGFLGNLVQAVKQGFLNFMKNIGKHLQAGLIGWLTGTMAATGLQIPEKLDIKGIFSLAMQILGFTYEVIRAQAVKRLGENKVSRLEQTVEIFKVLASQGIAGIWQFVQDRIGDLNTLVIEPIKNFIIEKVITAGIEWILSLLTPASAFIKAAKAIYEIVKFFIERAAQIADLINAILDAIGAIASGSLDQAINGVENALAKSLPVVISFLASLLGLGGIAGKIQSIFQKLRKPMEKAVDWIIDKGAKAFKKIGKKIKNSKVGKRAGKLKDSAKEKYKKTVEKGKEKIGAIIEWWKAKKQFKAADGETHTLYFKGADKQSTLMVASGNPKPYTQFLEWVEKNESLDKGKKSALTEAKKIADDIEQEKGKSLGKNLSNKQKEEASKQKDKNIKKLLEKLQKPTAILFGSDLPDWQAPELGGKNSAGFGKWMKAKILTRIKVGKGSAPTQAKHAIYDILNKRRVQGGSAYYVRGHLLNEKLGGEGKWENMTPLSRVGNAEHEAQFESFVKAGVDSGAIMEYHVTPIYETRSDKTSLKAELDKRNDPNATEIKTIIDAEDHVPVKLECYAQRLEKVNNKFQGVGSPVKKNINNEVNRDADGYALGNSLKKKPEPININEATQKELMAVIPGINKQEAQTIENTIANRKRPFGQYGTLSAETGIDKKRLKKWNEEGYIVLK; this is encoded by the coding sequence ATGCGAGAACAGGTAGGTCAGGGCAAGAAAACCACAACTACTGTCTCAATACCCACACTCAAACAACCGACGCGGGGTTTCGGTTTAGAGTTGCCTGAAGCTTCACCCGCAGCAGTTACAGAAACCGAACTCCTCGACAAACCCCCCGGTCACGACATTAGTAAAATTTCCCTGCGTCCCCAAGCAAAACTTTCAATTAGCCAGCCAGGAGACTTTTACGAACAGCAAGCCGATAGCATAGCCCAGCAGGTGATGCGAAAAATTGCCCAACCTGCACGCCAGTATGTGCAACCTCAGCAAATGCCAGAGCAAGAAGAAAAATTGCAAATGAAACCTCTGGCTAATTTCATCACGCCTTTGCTGCAACGTCAACAAGCGCCACAGGAAGAGGAAGAATTACAGATGAAACCTGTGGATAATTTCCCAACTTCCTTGCTGCAACGTCAACAAGCGCCACAGGAAGAGGAAGAATTACAGATGAAGCCTGTGGATAATTCCCCTACTTCCTTGCTGCAACGTCAACAAGCGCCACAGGAAGAGGAAGAATTACAGATGAAACCTGTGGATAGTTCCCCTGCTTCCTTGCTGCAACGGCAACAAGCGCCACAGGAAGAGGAAGAACTACAGATGAAGCCTGTGGTGCAACGTCGTCTTGGCGTGGGTGGAATGACAACTTCATCCGATTTAGAAAATTCTATTCAACAGTCCCGGGGTAGTGGACAGCCGCTTGCAGACGATATTAAGCAACCGATGGAGCAAGCATTTGGGGCTGATTTTGGTGCGGTACGTATTCATATTGATGCTCAGTCTGATAAATTAAATAAATCTATACAAGCGCGTGCCTTTACTACAGAACAGGACGTTTTCTTCCGTCAGGGCGAATATTCACCAGGAAGTAGTTCAGGCAAGGAATTACTAGCCCATGAATTGACCCACGTTATCCAACAGAATGGCGGTGCTGTACAACCTAAATCTCTTCATTTAGCACCGAAAGAAAACAAATTTCCAACAAAATATACTGCGGATTCTGGGCAAGCCATCCAAAGACGGGAGAGTCCTGAAAAACCAACTCAGGAAGGTACTGAAAAGAAAACAGATGCAGTAGAAGTCAAAACTGATACAAAAAACCAAGAACAACAAAATAAAGCTACGACACAAAAGCAGCAAGCTGTCTCCACACCACCAGCAGATGGAGGGGATACGGCAACAGAACCACCTCCGACAAAAAAAGATAATGCGGTAATAGCATCTTCTCAAAACTCCTCAGTAACTGGGAAACAGGCTGAGGGTAATCCACAAAACCAGCCTGAGTCAAAAGATGGCACATCTGCAACTGGGAAGAAGGATGAGAAAAATCCACAAAAACAGCCAGAATCAAAGGGTACCAAGGCTAATCCTCAAGAAATCAATTTCCAGGCGCAAGGTCAAGGTAAACCTGAACTAACAAAGTCTGCCGCAGGATTACCTAAAGTCAAAGCAAATCAGGCAGTAGGGAATTTACCTGGGTCAAATGTAGCTGGTAAGACTGGTGCTATACCTGAGGCACCACAAGGTAATGAACCTGTGGCTGGTGATGGTAAAAAGGCTCCGGCTTCTCCCGAAGAAGACCCAGCCTTTCAAGCAGTAGTCAACACAACTAAAGAAGTTGCACACCAAAAGAAAAAACACGCGCCTGCTAATAAGAAAGCAGGGGAAGCTCAAGCAGCAGCAGAACCTCCTAGTAATGAAGTAGATAGTAAGGCGCAAGCCAATCAAGTTGGTGAGATGGAACAGGCGGAAACCCCAGCATTTGATGAGGCCGCTTTTAAAGCCAAATTGATGCAGCGCATTGCTGACATGGCTCCTAAAACATTAGAGGAGGCTGACAACTTTAAAAATAACAACCAACTTGACTCAGTTAAAGGTGAGTTGAGTGGACAAGTCAAAGAAGAACAGAAAGCTACTCAAGAACCGCTAGCAGAGAAGACTAAAGAAAAACCTGATACTAGTGGTATTGAGGCGAAACAAGTCACGCCACTGTCAAAAACTGAGCCAGGTACACCGCCGTCAGGTGTAGGTGCAGAGCAAGCCGCACCTAAATCTAAAGGGCAAGGTGAAGTAGAAGCACCACTGCAAGCCGAGAGTCAGCAACTTGACCAGCAGATGAGTGAGGCAGATGTTACCGAGGAGCAGTTAGCCAAATCCAACGAACCAGAGTTTCAAGGAGCGCTGACAGCCAAGAAAGACGCACAAACCAATGCAGTAGAAGCGCCACCTAAATATCGTCAGCAAGAGCAAGACATCCTCGCAAATGCTCAAGCTACGGCGGAAACTACTGCTAAACAAAATCTGGACGCAATGCACAATACCCGCACTCAGAATTTGGGTCAGGTAGCAGATCATCAGGTGGGAGCCAAAGGTAAGGATGAGCAAGCCAGAGCCAAAGTTGCAGGTGATATTAACAAGATTTATGAAAAAACTAAAGCCAAAGTTGAGAAAACCCTCAGTGAATTAGACGGTCAAGTTATCCAAGCCTTTGATAGCGGTGCAGCTGAGGCTAAGAAAGCCTTTGAGGATTACGTAGGCAAGCGGATGGATGAATATAAGAGCGATCGCTACAGTGGCTTTTTTGGGCCGGCAAAATGGTTGGGAGACAAATTGTTTGGTATGCCCTCAGAGGTGAACGCTTTCTATGAGGAAGGTCGCAATCTTTACATCAAACAAATGGATGGCGTAATCAACAACGTTGTGTCCATTATCAGTAAAAGTCTGACCCAAGCCAAAGCGGAAATCGCCTCTGGTAAGCAGGAAATTCAGAACTACGTCAACAAACTGCCCCAAGACCTGAAAGGAGTTGGTCAAAAAGCAGCCGCAGACATCGAAAGTAAATTTGCCGAGTTAGAGCAGACTGTTGACAGCAAGCAAGATGAGCTAATTGATACCCTAGCCGAGAAGTATAAAGAAAATCTGGATGCAGTGGATGCCCGCATTGAAGAGATGAAAGAGGCAAATAAAGGTTTGGTACAGAAAGCCTTAGACTTCATCGTCGGCGTGATCAAAACGATCATCGAATTGACAAAATTGCTGCTTCAGGTGTTAGCAAGAATTGCCAGCGTAGTTGGACAAATCCTCAAAGACCCAATAGGCTTCTTGGGGAATTTAGTCCAGGCGGTGAAGCAAGGCTTCCTCAACTTTATGAAGAATATCGGGAAGCACCTCCAGGCAGGTTTAATCGGCTGGCTGACTGGGACTATGGCAGCAACTGGGCTGCAAATTCCAGAAAAACTTGACATCAAAGGTATTTTTAGCCTAGCAATGCAGATTTTAGGCTTTACCTATGAAGTCATTCGCGCCCAAGCTGTGAAACGATTGGGGGAAAACAAGGTTAGCCGCCTGGAACAAACTGTAGAGATATTTAAAGTCTTAGCTAGTCAGGGAATAGCAGGGATTTGGCAGTTTGTACAAGACAGAATTGGCGACCTCAATACCTTAGTGATTGAACCCATCAAGAACTTTATCATTGAGAAAGTGATTACCGCCGGGATTGAGTGGATTCTGAGCCTGCTGACACCGGCTTCAGCCTTCATCAAAGCAGCGAAGGCGATTTATGAGATTGTCAAATTCTTTATCGAACGCGCAGCGCAGATTGCCGATTTAATTAATGCCATATTAGATGCAATTGGTGCGATCGCCTCTGGTTCACTTGACCAAGCAATCAACGGTGTAGAAAATGCCCTAGCTAAATCTTTACCTGTAGTCATTAGTTTCCTAGCAAGTCTTTTAGGCTTGGGTGGAATTGCCGGTAAGATTCAATCCATATTCCAAAAACTGCGCAAACCAATGGAGAAAGCAGTTGATTGGATAATTGATAAAGGTGCAAAAGCGTTTAAGAAAATTGGTAAAAAGATTAAGAATAGCAAAGTAGGTAAAAGAGCTGGCAAGCTGAAAGATTCAGCGAAGGAGAAATATAAGAAGACAGTAGAAAAAGGTAAAGAGAAAATAGGTGCAATTATAGAATGGTGGAAAGCTAAAAAGCAATTTAAAGCGGCTGATGGGGAAACTCATACGTTGTATTTTAAGGGTGCAGATAAACAATCTACTTTGATGGTAGCAAGTGGTAATCCAAAACCTTATACACAATTTTTAGAGTGGGTTGAAAAAAACGAGTCATTAGATAAAGGGAAAAAATCTGCTCTCACAGAAGCAAAGAAAATTGCCGACGACATTGAGCAAGAAAAAGGGAAGTCATTAGGAAAGAATTTATCCAATAAACAAAAAGAAGAAGCTAGTAAACAGAAAGATAAAAATATCAAAAAACTTCTGGAAAAACTTCAGAAACCTACTGCAATACTTTTTGGCAGTGATTTACCTGACTGGCAAGCACCAGAATTAGGTGGTAAAAATAGTGCAGGTTTTGGTAAGTGGATGAAAGCCAAAATATTGACGCGAATAAAAGTAGGAAAAGGTTCTGCTCCCACTCAAGCAAAACATGCAATATACGACATTTTAAATAAACGTAGAGTTCAAGGAGGTAGTGCTTACTATGTTAGAGGACATTTATTGAATGAAAAACTTGGTGGAGAAGGTAAGTGGGAAAATATGACACCTCTTTCCAGAGTTGGTAATGCGGAACACGAAGCTCAATTTGAATCTTTTGTCAAAGCGGGTGTAGACTCAGGGGCTATTATGGAATACCATGTAACACCTATATATGAAACAAGAAGTGATAAAACATCATTAAAGGCAGAATTAGACAAACGTAATGACCCTAATGCTACAGAAATTAAAACAATTATTGATGCCGAAGATCATGTACCTGTGAAACTGGAGTGCTACGCTCAAAGATTAGAAAAAGTTAATAATAAATTCCAGGGTGTAGGAAGTCCAGTCAAAAAGAACATAAATAATGAAGTCAACCGTGATGCAGACGGTTACGCTCTTGGAAATAGCTTAAAGAAAAAACCTGAACCAATTAATATTAATGAAGCAACACAGAAGGAGTTAATGGCAGTAATTCCAGGGATAAACAAACAGGAGGCACAAACTATAGAAAACACTATTGCAAACCGTAAGAGACCTTTCGGACAATACGGTACTCTGTCTGCCGAAACTGGAATAGATAAGAAACGATTGAAAAAATGGAATGAAGAAGGTTATATAGTGTTGAAATAA